The Natrinema salaciae genome includes a window with the following:
- a CDS encoding PAS domain-containing sensor histidine kinase, translating into MDVAFDDLASVLLEHAQDKLAIVDEAGAYVYVNEASRALLGYEPERLVGEHGLDYVHPEDRRTVAERFERIGGACASSATVRYRHATRSGGWVWLESRFTALPDETLDGYVVSSRDITELVTAERDRRDAESRLRTIAGAVGDVLWIFDGDWSELLFVNPAYEDVFGQSVAELEAEPRGFLAVVHPDDVSRVRRAMDRASAGEAIDVEYRVDPDADYGRWVWVRAEPIVEDGDVVRIVGFSRDITGRRRRERQLAVMDNLLRHNLRNDLAVILGNAECIAGETGDPSRGRAETIRRQGRELLESADKQREIIDLLTARPIPSSIDLAAIVADAVETIEERHPDAAIETTCPESAIARGLHEIESAVTELLENAVRHGTDDPPALSVAVRADRETVAVEIRDRCPPIPEVEFRVLTGDWEMNDVYHTSGLGLWLVYWIVDLSDGDISFDRSETGNTITVTLPREQS; encoded by the coding sequence ATGGACGTAGCATTCGACGATCTGGCTTCGGTCCTGCTCGAGCACGCCCAGGACAAACTCGCGATCGTCGACGAGGCGGGCGCGTACGTCTACGTCAACGAGGCGAGCCGCGCGCTCCTCGGATACGAGCCGGAGCGACTCGTCGGCGAGCACGGCCTCGACTACGTCCATCCGGAGGACAGGCGGACGGTCGCGGAGCGGTTCGAGCGGATCGGCGGGGCGTGCGCGTCGTCGGCGACGGTCCGGTATCGCCACGCGACCCGAAGCGGCGGGTGGGTCTGGCTGGAAAGTCGGTTCACGGCCCTGCCGGACGAGACCCTCGACGGCTACGTCGTCAGTTCGCGAGACATCACGGAGCTGGTGACCGCGGAGCGGGATCGCCGCGACGCCGAAAGTCGGCTTCGGACGATCGCCGGGGCGGTCGGCGATGTCCTGTGGATATTCGACGGCGACTGGAGCGAACTCCTGTTCGTCAACCCGGCCTACGAGGACGTCTTCGGGCAGTCCGTCGCGGAACTCGAGGCGGAGCCGCGGGGATTTCTGGCGGTCGTCCATCCCGACGACGTCTCCCGCGTCCGGAGGGCGATGGACCGCGCGTCGGCCGGCGAAGCCATCGACGTCGAGTACCGCGTCGACCCGGACGCGGACTACGGCCGCTGGGTCTGGGTCCGGGCCGAGCCGATCGTCGAGGACGGCGACGTCGTCCGGATCGTCGGCTTCTCGCGCGATATCACCGGCCGGCGGCGGCGGGAACGGCAACTCGCGGTCATGGACAACCTCCTTCGGCACAACCTGCGGAACGATCTGGCCGTCATCCTCGGCAACGCCGAGTGTATCGCCGGGGAGACCGGCGACCCGTCTCGCGGGCGCGCGGAGACCATCCGCCGACAGGGCCGAGAACTCCTCGAGAGCGCCGACAAGCAACGCGAGATCATCGACCTCCTCACGGCTCGACCGATTCCGTCGTCGATCGATCTCGCTGCCATCGTCGCCGACGCGGTCGAGACGATCGAGGAGCGACATCCCGACGCAGCGATCGAAACGACGTGTCCGGAGTCGGCGATCGCGCGGGGCCTCCACGAGATCGAGTCGGCCGTGACTGAACTGCTCGAGAACGCCGTGCGCCACGGAACGGACGATCCGCCGGCGCTGTCGGTCGCCGTGCGCGCCGACCGGGAGACGGTCGCGGTCGAAATTCGGGATCGGTGTCCGCCGATCCCGGAGGTCGAGTTTCGCGTCCTGACCGGCGACTGGGAGATGAACGACGTCTATCACACGTCCGGCCTCGGACTGTGGCTCGTCTACTGGATCGTCGACCTCTCGGACGGCGACATCTCGTTCGACCGATCGGAGACGGGGAACACGATTACCGTGACGCTCCCGCGAGAACAGTCGTAG